A genomic stretch from Anticarsia gemmatalis isolate Benzon Research Colony breed Stoneville strain chromosome 26, ilAntGemm2 primary, whole genome shotgun sequence includes:
- the LOC142984313 gene encoding U-megalopygitoxin(8)-Mo12-like isoform X2 — protein sequence MQFYFLLLLPVLITAKIEVQVIATEDDSQRQIHVSGSDVTVVGDNEIQTFNLYEGKLKEAVKNYYGKEPDDIFLKSPTPPLGDLYKKYGWKPVSRILKPISAKMLGVKYKPLLVLTKIFNNTSSNPMIIKEYARQNVENTIASTWNTKEELLTSLNISYGFDLIATSVSGTATITYTSNWGESVMKSEMVTVGSETALEMTLHPNQSAIVEIFATVGRMEVQIDYEASLDGFIAVNYENIYKNHHFSALDVNSVLLAGGMQRSLLSSEVITLGYYSESEIVFRDRNTNDILNYF from the coding sequence ATGcagttttattttcttctgcTACTTCCCGTTTTAATCACGGCAAAGATTGAAGTGCAAGTCATTGCCACCGAAGATGACTCTCAGAGACAGATCCATGTATCTGGCAGCGACGTAACAGTCGTCGGCGACAACGAGATACAAACCTTCAACCTTTACGAGGGAAAGTTGAAAGAAGCTGTCAAAAATTACTACGGCAAAGAACCCGACGACATTTTCCTAAAAAGTCCCACTCCACCACTCGGcgatttgtacaaaaaatacggCTGGAAACCCGTTTCTAGGATTCTGAAACCAATTTCAGCTAAAATGTTAGGAGTTAAATACAAACCTTTGTTGGTTTTAACTAAGATATTTAACAATACAAGCTCCAATCCTATGATAATTAAAGAGTACGCGCGGCAGAATGTGGAGAACACAATCGCATCGACATGGAACACCAAAGAAGAATTGCTTACATCTTTGAACATATCTTACGGGTTCGACTTGATAGCCACATCAGTGTCAGGCACAGCAACGATTACATACACGTCTAACTGGGGCGAAAGCGTTATGAAATCAGAAATGGTTACCGTAGGCTCTGAAACTGCTCTCGAAATGACTTTACATCCAAATCAGAGCGCTATTGTGGAAATATTTGCGACTGTCGGTCGTATGGAAGTCCAGATAGATTATGAAGCATCACTAGATGGTTTTATAGCTGTGAATTAtgagaatatttataaaaatcatcatTTTTCAGCGTTAGATGTGAATTCGGTGCTGCTCGCAGGGGGTATGCAAAGATCTTTGTTGTCGTCTGAAGTCATTACACTTGGTTATTATTCAGAATCGGAGATAGTTTTCCGTGATCGTAAtactaatgatattttaaactatttttag